The Salmo salar chromosome ssa04, Ssal_v3.1, whole genome shotgun sequence genomic sequence ttttgagtgttgtgaccttcagacactatctgaaggcgTCTACATTCAGACTCCTCCTGTCTGGATCCCACCGTAGTTATCTGGTTTTCTGAGAACACAAGGCTGCAACAGACCTGATGAAACCAGCCACCTGTCAGAAGATGCTTACACCCGTTCACATTGTTATGACTCTATACTTGTGATGAAAGGTCAAGTTTCGGTCAAACCCACTTGAGTTTTTACTTGCTGATAAGATTGTTCCTGCTGTCAGGGTGAGGTtagatttattaaaatgttgttgCTAGGGAAAGTTACGTAAGGGGGATTGGGGAGGCTGTATGAGTTACAGGATGTCTTGGACATTTTGCAGAACTTGGGGAGAAACTATcatatactgttatactgtactctatcaACTTCTGCCTACAATTGTATTACTAAAAGGAGTATTTTAATACTTAAACAAAGTCTGTGTTTCCTTTCCATTACTAACGTATGTTTGATAATATAGACCTGATCATGTTGAAGAAATTGACCAACAGCCTATACGTCCCATCTTACCTCAGACTACTGTATAATGCTCCATGAACCATATCTCATTGACCTTCCTCCCCTCTTCTTTCAGTGGTGAGGGGACAGAGGAGTGACTTCCAAGTACCAGGTTAGCCATAGCAATTTATTAGTTACAGTAAAACAGAAATGGATGTCTTCCTATTGTTGCAGTAATCTGAATGGTATTATTAACTTCTAGTCAAAGTGAATCCTCGTTCTATTGCTGATGTGCATTAATGGACATCAATATAATAGTTTTGGCAACAAGCTATTTAATTTATTTCTTCAACTTGACTACCTTTATCCTCTCATTTTTACAATTTGTGTTGTGAGCCTTAGTAACTGTTTCATCATAAATTATTCAAACTACCACCACACCATAGAAGCAGAGATATCCGACAGGTAACTCGTAGTTGTCAGCCAGGGATAAGGGAGGGGGTTTATTCAAGAcaaccctcttctctccctcacaaTATCACTGATAATTACCAGATTTCCGTAACAGTTTTACCACAAATTGTGCAAGCGTTTGCTTGACGTTTCCTATCCAATAGCCTTGGAAAGGAAGTCATTTATTGAGACAAGCCATCAGTGTCTGTCCCATTGACAGTAAGAGGTCTGTCCCACTTGGAGAGAACGCACATAAGAGCTCCCTCTAGAGGTTAAATGGGACTCCTGCAAGTTAATTATGCAGTGACAATCAGATACTAATCTGTTAATCACAAACCTTGATGATATAATACCTTTTCTCCACATTTACACCTTAAATACAACTGAAATGAAGCAACACCACAAATTATGTACATCCATGGTCCTTTATTGGAATGCGCCGTCTTTTCAGCATGTGACAATAAGCCAGATATAGTGCACGGTTTGCACCAAATACAGATGCTCACTAATGGTCATTCTCTTACAAACACTGCCACATTCGCAACACAAGGCCATCTATCcaagcttcacacacacacacacacacacatatatatgtattatatacAAATGGGCCATTTCTAAACAGTCATACAACCAATGCACAGACTCAAACATAAGTGACATACACACTTCTCACCTCCAgctatgttcacacacacacacacacacacacgcttatacAGAATGCAGATCAACATAGCGCAAGAAGAATACGTGTAGACAGTTATAACATGAGAGCAGTCGATGCTCAGCAAGAGGACCTCCTAACCACTTCAGTTCAACTGCACCAGGAAACAACAGGGTTGAAAGGTCAAACACATGACATTCTCTATGTGACCCGTGGTTGGTTTTTAGTGTAGTAGACTAGTAATTCAATCAATGTTGTGTGTCAATAGCTTTACCATGGTGCTACTGTTTAAGTCGTCCTGCGACAATGTCATGTgttaggaggcaggtggcagtgtGGCCAGGGCTGGGTAGGGGCTCTGTATACTACACAAGACAAAATAAGGACAGAAATGAAGAGCGGCGAGAGggtgagcaggagagagagagaaagtgcagGGATTTTAGTTACACAGTTTTTTTCTATGTGTAAGAGAGACAGTGTCTGACAGTGTGTGTATGGCAGAAGGCCGTTATGGGAAGATCGCTTGActtcactgctgtgtgtgtgtatcaaagcagagagagggggaggagagaagatttCGCAGTTGGTCCTCAGATGGAGATTAAGAGCTTGGGGCATATGGAGCCAACTCAAACTGATTTCTGAGAGAGAACGCATAGGAGTGCTTATTACTGTGCAGCTAAGCTGTGACTGAGTAGGAAGCTACTTTACATTTCATATGGCAAAACGGACCTtttacagtctactacagtgtctgtgtgtttcgTTTGGGGACTATGCATGTGTGCCATTGGCCTCTCTATAATGCTTGTGCAGGTGTACTTCAGaaatgtcccccctctctctctattctcccacTATCAGATCTCTCTGAACGCAAGTGCTACTGTTGCTGCTACagcatgtacatatatatatatatatatctatctatctatctatctctggaAGTTGTTGACTCTCGCCACACAGTCACCCCGCACACATGCACATGATCCCATGCACTCTCCCTCCTGCAGTTTCAGTTCCACTCACATGAGAGTGCCCATTCTCTCTGCTTGGCCCAGCCCCCTCATGTGAGTGACATATCTTGATCTGACCCCTTCCCCAGACAGGAGCATGCCTCACCCCTGACTATCCCCCCTCCTCTGTTCCCAGTAGAGACTCCAGGTAGAAGTCACCCCtaaaccacagatctaggaccagaccctggaataatggtttggggaaTCTTCCAGCTACTCCCCAACAGAAGGAGTGTGTCAGTGAAGCATGTCCCTGGCTGTGTAGGTAAGTGACCCCTGGGGTGTGGCACTCAGACCAGTGAGGCCCTCTTCTCCTCAGGCGTCTCATCCAGTATCTGCAGCAGCAGGTCACTGAGGGGCTTGGCGATGGCCCGGTAGCCCGCCGCCGTCAGGTGCAGGAAATCAAACATGTCCCGTGTGGAGATGGTCCCGTCAGAGTGCACAAATCCCACCCCCACGTCCAGGAACTGGGCCTGGCCCAGCCGCGGCAGCCAGGAGCGCAGGAAGCCATTCACCGCCGCATTCTTCTCCCGCAGCGGGTTGGGCCCATCTCCCCGTGCCAACAGACCCTGAGATGTACAGACAGAAGGGGTTAGTTACTAAAAGGACAAACATCTGTAAACGCATACATCCTAAATCAGGGTTGGGCACAATTCAGAATtcagagccagtttgcactgtcctgtgaagggagtagtacacagagttgtatgagatcttcagtttcttggcaatttctcacaggGAATAGccataatttctcagaacaagaatagactgacgagtttcagaagaaagttctttgtgtctggctattttgagcctgtaatcgaacccacaaatggtgatgctccaaatactccactagtctaaagaaggccggtTATATTGCTTCTTcaaaatcaggacaacagttttcagctgtgcaaacataattgcaaaagggttttctaatgatcaattagccttttaaaaatgataaacttggtttagctaacacaacgtgccattggaacacaggagtgatgattgctgataatgggcctctgaacattatgtagatattccattaaaaatctttacaacattaatgtctgcactgtatttctgatcaatataatattttaatgaacaaaaagtgtttttcttgcaaaaacaaggacatttctaagtgacaccaaacttttgaacggaagtgtatataacaaaaatataaaaacattttttaaaaatgcatgaaatcactgctgtaagtcgctctggataagagcgtctgctaaatgactcaaatgtaaatgttttcctTGATTATTCATTTTAAGAGTTTGTCCTGAAAATCTATTGTTTCAACAATATTTGATATGCATTTATATAACATGTTTGATGTTATGTAAAATATGTATATTTGAATAGACTCCAATAATTTCATTTTAATTGCATTGATTTCAGTGAAATTCAATTATTTCCTTAAATTCACACTCAAATTGCATATCTGTATCCTGTTTCCTGCATCAATTCAACAAAATCGAATAAAAATGTGAATATATGAAGCATCCTCAATTAAATTCTGAATTAATATACATGCTCATATAGTATTGACACTGAGGTGATAATGCAAACTTCCTGAATGCAAACACTGCATGAGATTGAAATGTTATACTCCAGATACACTGTAGACAAAAAATGAAAACCTTCACTTACCAGAACAACAACCTTAGTCTTAGGAAGACGGGAGGTGAGCAGCTGTGCAATGGCAAGGATTCCCCCTGCAACTTGCTCAGCTGAGTGCTCGTGATTGTTGGTTCCTACCCACACCACCGTCACCTGGAGGTGACCAACGAGGTATTGAttaggtgttctgatctggatgAAAAGCATTACAGGACCAAAACTGTCCACCTGTGCTGTGCCCTTTTCCCTCTCAGGGCCTGTGCTGGCCCAGTTGAATCTCACCTTGGGCCTGATGTTGTCCAGTTCTCCATTCTGCAGCCTCCACAGCACATTACAGGTGGTGTCTCCCCCGATTCCAAAGTTCAGCGCGTGCAGTGGAGAGAAAAGCTCCCGCCAGATCTGTGGACACACACAGGGTTTTTTCTGGAACAAAAAGGGTGTGGCTATAGGTTTGGTCAGCCAGTCTGAATTTTAGAGAACATTTTAGAAGCCCCCATCCTGGCAGTGTaggagaaatgtttgcagttttaaagtgaatttcatgcaattctacacattttgccatagagcTCACATTTTaagtttttctccccaatttcatggtatccaaattggtagttagtcttgcctcatcgctgcaactcctgaacggactcgggagaggcgaaagtcgagagccgtgcgtcctctgaaacacgactcAACCAAGCCGCACCGCTTCTTGATAAAATGccctcttaacccggaagccagtcgcaccaatgtgttggaggaaacactgtacacctggcgaccgtgtcagcatgcatgttCCCGgaccaccacaggagtcgctagagtgcgatgggacaaggacatcccagccggccattcaagggtttttctttattttttacattgtagaataatagtgaagacatcaaaactatgaactaacacatggaatcatgtagtaataaaacttttttttttaagtgttgaacaaatcgaaatatattttagattcttcagagtagccacccattgcctttatgacagctttgcacactcctggcattctctcaaccagcttcacatggaatgcttttccaacagtcttggaatatgctcagcacttgttggctgctttccttcactctgtggttcaACTTAATCCAAACCATCTAAATTGAGTTatggtcaggtcatctgatgctgcactccatcaccttccttcttggtcaaatacccc encodes the following:
- the LOC106603362 gene encoding platelet-activating factor acetylhydrolase IB subunit alpha2, which codes for MSGDEMNPAAVAQAVEDVHGDDRWMSQHTRFVQECKDAEPEVLFIGDSMVQLMQQYEIWRELFSPLHALNFGIGGDTTCNVLWRLQNGELDNIRPKVTVVWVGTNNHEHSAEQVAGGILAIAQLLTSRLPKTKVVVLGLLARGDGPNPLREKNAAVNGFLRSWLPRLGQAQFLDVGVGFVHSDGTISTRDMFDFLHLTAAGYRAIAKPLSDLLLQILDETPEEKRASLV